The sequence below is a genomic window from Thalassobaculum sp. OXR-137.
TGACGATCGTGCCGTCGAGCTCGAACTCGATCACCGCCATGGTCTTGCCGATGGCATCGACCTGGCCGGCGAAGTTGGAGTCCCGCAGGACCCGCTCGGTCACGTCGGTCGCGATCTTGATCACGCCGGTCAGCGCGCCGGTACGGTTCTTCACGGGCACATAGCTCGCCCGCAGCCAGATGTCGGAGCCGTCGCGCTTCATCCGGCGGAACACCCGAGCCTGGGTCTGACCGGCGCGCAACGCCTTCCAGAACCCCCGGTACTCCTCCGACTCGCGCTCGCGCACAGGCACGAACATGCTGTGGTTCTTGCCGACGATCTCCGCCAGGGAGTACCCCATCGCCGTCAGGAAGTTTTCGTTGGCGCTCTTGATGGTGCCGTCGAGATCGAACTCGATGAGGGCCTGCGAATGGTTGATCGCCTCCGCAACCTCAGGCTTGTTCTCGTTGTCCGACCGCCGCATGAAAAGAAACATCATACTTCCCCGTAACCAGGCACCGTGGCCCTTGCGCTGCATCCGGATGAAATGCTCCGCGAACGGGGGAAACTTACGGCAGATCCAATAACAAACGATTAAATCCCAGGCGAGAAGCCCCAAGTGGTTTACGGGTTTAAACCGTCGATCCCGACCAGCCGGCAGGCGGGGCTACATCAGCCCGCCATGGCGCCGGATGAAGGCGACGATTTCGGGCACGCCGGTGCCGTCCTTCAGGTTGGTGAACAGGAACGGCCGGTCGCCGCGCATCCGCTTCGCATCCACCTCCATCACCGACAGGTCGGCACCGACCAGCGGGGCGAGATCGATCTTGTTGATGATCAGCAGGTCGGATCGGGTAATGCCGGGACCGCCCTTGCGCGGGATCTTCTCGCCGGCGGCCACGTCGATGACGTAGATCGTGATGTCGGCCAGCTCGGGGCTGAAGGTGGCGGCCAGGTTGTCGCCGCCGCTCTCGATGAAGCAGATCTGGGCCGAGGGGAACAGGCCGGCCATGCGTTCGACCGCGGCGAGGTTGATGGAGGCGTCCTCGCGGATGGCGGTGTGCGGGCAGCCGCCCGTCTCCACCCCCATGATCCGCTCCTCCTCCAGCGCCTGGGCGCGGACCAGGATGCGGCGGTCCTCGTCGGTGTAGATGTCGTTGGTCACGACGACCAGGTCGTTCACGTCGCGCATCGCCTTGCACAGCGCTTCCACGAGCGCGGTCTTGCCGGAGCCGACCGGCCCGCCGATGCCGACGCGGAAGGGACCGTGGGGGGACATATCGAACGCCGTGCTCATGACCGGAACAACCTCGTGTGCTGGGTTTCGTGTCGCATGGAACACCAGTCGACCATCGGGACGGAAGACCAGAGCGCGTCGGGGTCGGCGGCTTCCGCCTGCGACGCGGTGGAGAGAATAACCGGTTCCAGCGTCGCCGTGACCCGCTGACCGTCGGTCTGGCCGATCATCGACAGGCGGATCGCGGCGGAGACCGTGTTGGCCGCCACCCCGTGCAGGAAGAAGCGCAGGGTGGAGGGTAGGTCGATGCCATGAGCGGCGGCGCAGATCCCGACTGCCACCGGCAGGGCGAGCTCGAGCCTGTCGCGGGCGAAGACCGCCGCCAGCGCATCCAGCCGGGGCTGCGGCCAGGCGGCCCGGACCGTGCGCAGGAAGGCGCCGCCCTGGACCACCGTCTCCTGGGCCAGCTCCGCGGTGCCCTTCAGGGCGGCGGCCAGCTCCGCCGTTTCCAGCAGCGCCGCCTCGTCGTCGAGCTGGCGATAGGCGCGGGCGAGCAGGATCGCGTCCTGGCGCGGGGCGCCGTGTTCCAGCAGACGGGCGGCCCAGGCGTTCAGGCTCGCCGCGTCGGTGACCAGACCCGCCTCCACCGCCCATTCCAGCCCGTGGCTGTAGGCGAAGGCCCCGATCGGAAAGGACGGCGAGGTCCAGGCCGCCAGTTTCAGCAGGCCGTCAGTGTCCATGGGTATGGTGGTGGTGATGCCCGGGGCCGTGACTGTGGTCATGCCCGTGATCGTGGCTGTGACCGTGGTCATGCCCATGGTCGTGCCCATGGTCGTGCCCATGGTCGTGATCGTGGTGATGGTGGCCGCCGGGGCTGGCGGGATCGCCATAGGCGCCGCCCTCGGGCTGGAACGGCTGGGTGACGCGGGCGATGTCGGCGCCGAGCCCCTTCAGCATGTCCTCGATCACATGGTCGGGGCGAATCAGGATCGCGTCGGCATGGATCTCCGCCGGCAGGTGGCGATTGCCCAGGTGCCAGGCCAGCCGGAGCAGGGCGTGGGGCGAGCTCGCCCGCACCTCCACCAACTCTTCGGGTGCGGCCTCCACCTTGAGCCAGCCGCCGTCGTCGAGCTTCAGCCCGTCGCCGCCGGCCATGGCCACCGGCTTGGCCAGGTCGAGCAGGACCTCCTCGCCGGCATCGGTGGTCAGCATCATCCGGCGCCGGAACCGTGCGTCGAAATCGAGGGTGACGGCGGCCTTCGCCTCCTCGGCGGGCCAGTGCCCGGCCCGGGCATGTTCGGTGGCGCGGGTCATGTTCTTCTTTTCCTTCCCCAGTCTCTCTTACTCACTCCCCGTCCCGGATTTAATCCGGGATCATTCCGGGGCCCACCCGTCAGCGGGCCGGATCGCCAGAGATCAAAAGCCCGCCTCTCGCGCCACCCCTCACGTGGGCCCCGGCACAAGGCCGGGGAGTGGCCGAGATTAAACATTCTTCAGGTCTCTACCATTCATCGTCATCTCGGCGACCACCGGGCGTGACCCGGGGGTCGGCCGGGACCCAGCGCATCCGTCCGCATCACGGTCCCGGCCCGCCCCCGGATTGG
It includes:
- the ureG gene encoding urease accessory protein UreG; the encoded protein is MSTAFDMSPHGPFRVGIGGPVGSGKTALVEALCKAMRDVNDLVVVTNDIYTDEDRRILVRAQALEEERIMGVETGGCPHTAIREDASINLAAVERMAGLFPSAQICFIESGGDNLAATFSPELADITIYVIDVAAGEKIPRKGGPGITRSDLLIINKIDLAPLVGADLSVMEVDAKRMRGDRPFLFTNLKDGTGVPEIVAFIRRHGGLM
- a CDS encoding urease accessory protein UreF; amino-acid sequence: MTTVTAPGITTTIPMDTDGLLKLAAWTSPSFPIGAFAYSHGLEWAVEAGLVTDAASLNAWAARLLEHGAPRQDAILLARAYRQLDDEAALLETAELAAALKGTAELAQETVVQGGAFLRTVRAAWPQPRLDALAAVFARDRLELALPVAVGICAAAHGIDLPSTLRFFLHGVAANTVSAAIRLSMIGQTDGQRVTATLEPVILSTASQAEAADPDALWSSVPMVDWCSMRHETQHTRLFRS
- a CDS encoding urease accessory protein UreE, encoding MTRATEHARAGHWPAEEAKAAVTLDFDARFRRRMMLTTDAGEEVLLDLAKPVAMAGGDGLKLDDGGWLKVEAAPEELVEVRASSPHALLRLAWHLGNRHLPAEIHADAILIRPDHVIEDMLKGLGADIARVTQPFQPEGGAYGDPASPGGHHHHDHDHGHDHGHDHGHDHGHSHDHGHDHSHGPGHHHHHTHGH